The following are encoded together in the Humulus lupulus chromosome 5, drHumLupu1.1, whole genome shotgun sequence genome:
- the LOC133834649 gene encoding uncharacterized protein LOC133834649 produces MQFFGGSEISPSPPVPTASGNNAHMMYVFNRNGVCLLYREWNRPLRTLNSQQDHKLMFGLLFSLKSLTAKMDPTIAERGNLGVPQLPGQGCSFHSFRTNTYKLSFMETPSGIKFILVTHPRTGDLRESLKYIYNLYVEYVVKSPLYSPGSPIRSELFNTSLDQYVRSIA; encoded by the exons ATGCAATTCTTTGGGGGTTCAGAGATCAGTCCCTCGCCGCCGGTGCCCACGGCATCCGGCAACAACGCTCATATGATGTATGTGTTCAATCGTAACGGCGTCTGCTTGCTCTACCGGGAGTGGAATCGACCTCTCCGAACCTTAAACTCTCAGCAAGACCACAAGCTCATGTTTGGTTTGCTTTTCTCCCTCAAGTCATTGACTGCTAAAATGGATCCCACCAT TGCGGAGAGAGGGAACCTTGGGGTTCCTCAGTTGCCTGGTCAAGGTTGCTCTTTTCATAGCTTCCGTACCAATACGTACAAGCTCAGTTTTATGGAAACCCCTTCTGGAATTAAG TTTATATTGGTAACTCATCCGAGGACTGGTGACCTTAGGGAATCCTTGAAGTACATTTACAACTTGTATGTAGAATATGTGGTCAAGAGCCCTCTTTATTCTCCTGGATCTCCAATCAG GAGCGAGCTATTCAACACGTCCCTTGATCAATATGTAAGGAGCATTGCGTAG